A genomic region of Raphanus sativus cultivar WK10039 chromosome 6, ASM80110v3, whole genome shotgun sequence contains the following coding sequences:
- the LOC130495772 gene encoding uncharacterized protein LOC130495772, giving the protein MNTSGRLKLRGVWKCTKWDNDTTASERSYALKIMKDKLCDDLKMMYSYINDPHYLWYTLNNRYSEMFLHKAEKEWRHIKFQDYESVDDYDSDLMRIAYTLNLFGESTTNRDKLTKTRETIHPSDAISLYHASKCTTYFDLLDKLLAIEKKKKTKAENIKQFDEILYIHKLRQEFDLSIPEAGEEQTEWTHVDNELDLFIE; this is encoded by the coding sequence ATGAACACTTCAGGAAGATTAAAACTCAGAGGAGTTTGGAAGTGTACCAAGTGGGATAATGATACCACTGCGAGTGAGAGGTCGTATGCCCTCAAGATCATGAAGGATAAACTCTGTGATGATCTAAAAATGATGTACAGCTACATCAATGATCCACATTATCTCTGGTACACATTGAACAACAGATACTCAGAAATGTTCTTGCACAAAGCAGAAAAGGAATGGCGACATATAAAgttccaggattatgaatccgtggaCGACTATGACTCTGACCTTATGAGAATCGCCTACACTCTCAACCTATTTGGAGAGTCGACAACCAACAGGGATAAGCTCACCAAGACTCGTGAGACTATCCATCCGAGTGATGCGATATCATTATATCACGCCAGTAAGTGTACTACTTACTTTGATCTACTCGACAAACTGTTGGCAAtcgagaaaaagaagaaaacaaaggcAGAGAACATCAAGCAATTTGATGAGATCTTATACATACATAAACTGAGACAAGAGTTTGATTTGAGTATTCCTGAAGCTGGAGAAGAACAAACCGAGTGGACTCATGTAGATAATGAGCTTGATCTATTCATTGAATAA
- the LOC108838307 gene encoding respiratory burst oxidase homolog protein E isoform X2: MNLSPKSFSSFGLSNDDDDGVALRPPPVAGGAMLPIFLSSLSRNGSGSSWERELVEVTLELDGDDSIVVCGMSEAASVDTRPRSAGRLTRSLSTAPARIRQTLEKLLRSESTRTTASSVSTETGRFTRIRQTLGKLLRSDSTRTTTSVCRERDIERQTPIMSARDKRKEEVKLQRTRSSAQRALQGLQFINKTTKGNSCGCDWECGCDEMWKKVEKRFETLSKEGLLAREDFGECVGMKDSKEFAVSVFDALARRRRQKLEKITKDELHDFWLLISDQSFDARLQIFFDILPSIRKQMY; this comes from the exons ATGAATTTATCTCCCAAGAGCTTCTCAAGTTTCGGTCTCTCCAATGACGACGACGACGGTGTGGCGCTAAGACCTCCACCAGTTGCTGGCGGCGCAATGCTGCCGATTTTTCTCAGTAGCTTGAGTCGTAATGGAAGCGGAAGCAGCTGGGAGAGAGAGCTCGTGGAGGTGACTCTGGAGCTTGATGGCGACGACTCCATTGTCGTCTGCGGAATGTCGGAGGCGGCGTCTGTTGATACACGGCCAAGATCGGCGGGAAGACTAACGAGGAGCCTGTCCACGGCTCCGGCAAGGATCAGGCAGACACTGGAGAAGCTACTAAGGTCGGAGTCGACAAGAACGACGGCTTCTTCAGTCTCGACAGAGACGGGAAGGTTTACGAGGATACGGCAGACGTTGGGGAAGTTACTGAGGTCAGACTCGACAAGAACAACGACTTCTGTCTGCCGCGAGAGAGATATAGAACGTCAGACACCGATCATGTCCGCGAGGGATAAACGGAAGGAAGAGGTGAAGTTGCAGCGAACGAGGTCAAGCGCACAAAGAGCGTTACAGGGGTTACAGTTTATCAACAAGACAACGAAAGGAAACAGCTGCGGTTGCGATTGGGAGTGCGGTTGCGATGAGATGTGGAAGAAAGTTGAAAAGAGATTCGAAACGCTTTCTAAAGAAGGGTTGCTTGCGCGTGAAGATTTCGGAGAGTGCGTTG GGATGAAGGATTCGAAGGAGTTCGCGGTGAGTGTGTTCGACGCTTTGGCTCGAAGAAGAAGACAGAAGCTGGAGAAGATAACAAAAGATGAACTTCATGACTTCTGGTTACTTATTTCTGACCAAAGCTTCGACGCGCGTCTTCAAATCTTCTTTGATAT TTTGCCAAGCATAAGAAAACAAATGTATTGA
- the LOC108838307 gene encoding respiratory burst oxidase homolog protein E isoform X1, with amino-acid sequence MNLSPKSFSSFGLSNDDDDGVALRPPPVAGGAMLPIFLSSLSRNGSGSSWERELVEVTLELDGDDSIVVCGMSEAASVDTRPRSAGRLTRSLSTAPARIRQTLEKLLRSESTRTTASSVSTETGRFTRIRQTLGKLLRSDSTRTTTSVCRERDIERQTPIMSARDKRKEEVKLQRTRSSAQRALQGLQFINKTTKGNSCGCDWECGCDEMWKKVEKRFETLSKEGLLAREDFGECVGMKDSKEFAVSVFDALARRRRQKLEKITKDELHDFWLLISDQSFDARLQIFFDMADRNEDGRITKEEIKELLMLSASANKLSKLKEQAEEYASLIMEELDPENFGYIELWQLETLLLQRDTTTRKQHFGEES; translated from the exons ATGAATTTATCTCCCAAGAGCTTCTCAAGTTTCGGTCTCTCCAATGACGACGACGACGGTGTGGCGCTAAGACCTCCACCAGTTGCTGGCGGCGCAATGCTGCCGATTTTTCTCAGTAGCTTGAGTCGTAATGGAAGCGGAAGCAGCTGGGAGAGAGAGCTCGTGGAGGTGACTCTGGAGCTTGATGGCGACGACTCCATTGTCGTCTGCGGAATGTCGGAGGCGGCGTCTGTTGATACACGGCCAAGATCGGCGGGAAGACTAACGAGGAGCCTGTCCACGGCTCCGGCAAGGATCAGGCAGACACTGGAGAAGCTACTAAGGTCGGAGTCGACAAGAACGACGGCTTCTTCAGTCTCGACAGAGACGGGAAGGTTTACGAGGATACGGCAGACGTTGGGGAAGTTACTGAGGTCAGACTCGACAAGAACAACGACTTCTGTCTGCCGCGAGAGAGATATAGAACGTCAGACACCGATCATGTCCGCGAGGGATAAACGGAAGGAAGAGGTGAAGTTGCAGCGAACGAGGTCAAGCGCACAAAGAGCGTTACAGGGGTTACAGTTTATCAACAAGACAACGAAAGGAAACAGCTGCGGTTGCGATTGGGAGTGCGGTTGCGATGAGATGTGGAAGAAAGTTGAAAAGAGATTCGAAACGCTTTCTAAAGAAGGGTTGCTTGCGCGTGAAGATTTCGGAGAGTGCGTTG GGATGAAGGATTCGAAGGAGTTCGCGGTGAGTGTGTTCGACGCTTTGGCTCGAAGAAGAAGACAGAAGCTGGAGAAGATAACAAAAGATGAACTTCATGACTTCTGGTTACTTATTTCTGACCAAAGCTTCGACGCGCGTCTTCAAATCTTCTTTGATAT GGCTGATAGAAATGAAGATGGGAGGATCACCAAAGAAGAAATCAAAGAA CTTTTAATGCTAAGCGCATCAGCAAACAAGTTATCAAAACTCAAGGAACAAGCAGAAGAGTACGCATCTCTGATCATGGAAGAACTTGATCCAGAGAATTTTGGATACATCGAG TTATGGCAACTCGAGACACTCTTACTCCAAAGAGataccactacaagaaaacagcattttggcgaggaaagttaa